CTAAAACGGGGAAAAGTGATTTACTTTCACTGAATAAAAAGGTGATAGCTTTataatttcactttttaaaagcatttttattcacCATGAAACTTGCGCCAGTTTTTGCTCAGTgaggaaaaaggaaaaggaaagaaaagaaaaaaaagagagaagaaaaaaaaaaaccgcatATACTTTTATATTGAAAGGGGCACCGGAAGCACTTCAGAGCACTTCCGTATTTTTGCAAACACAAACCGGAagtgttgggtttttttttttggcaggaaTTTGCTTGAAGCTAACGCCAACTACGTGGTtagtttgcttaaaaaaaaaaataaggtcaAGTTTGAACGTGTCGAGATGTTTTCTTGCTGACGAGTTGTTCTTTTGAACTTTTGCTATAAGGAAGTAAGCGTCGTCTCCTGTTAGACCCGGTGAGCCCTCTTGTTTACCTCTGTTTTGGTCAAGCCGAGTAGCTAAACGCTGAGCGAGTAACCGCAGCTGGATGTCCCCCCCGGTGCTGGACTAAAGTTGTCCGCTGTCTGTCGTTTCAGCTGCCGGACAGAGAACCGCGTTCCTCCTCTGGGATCAGTCCGCCTCCCGCGCTGCCCTCTCCAAGCCTCGGTCTGCGCGTAAACCTGGCTCGTCGGCACGCTCCCCGATGAAGATGTCCCTGGCTCAGCGAGTCTTCCTCTCCTGGATCTTCGCCCTGGTCTTCCTCATCATGCTCGTCCTCAAGCTGGACTCGAAGATAAACTGGAACTGGTTCCTGATCTTCCTCCCCGTCTGGACCTTTGACAACATCCTCATCCTCATCCAGGTGGTGGAGATGGCGGGTCGCTGCAAGCCGGACTTCGACCCCAGGGACGAGGAGAAAGGCGTGATGAGGAGGCTGTGGTACCTGGCGGCGCTGCTCCTCAAGCTGGCCTTCTGTCTGACTCTGTGCTTCCGGCTGGAGAAGGTGGCGAACATCTGGGTCAGCGTGGTGTGTGTCCCACTTTGGCTGCTGCTGGGTGGGGCGCTGGTGGAGCTGGGATACAGCGTTTTGCACCACAGGAGGGACTGAACTTGGCGAGAAGCCTCATAAGAtggacacatttttgtttttattattatatgtatTTAACTCTAACCGAGGATGCACCgctttagttattttaaatcctGCTGCTCTTCTGCTGCAAGGGACTGGGGCGCCAGagactttttttctccttattttctCCCCACAGTAAAAGTTAATTTAGTAATTTCCTGATGGAATCACACTTTGATTTGGATCTCAGAATTTCACACAGATTTccttatgtttctttttttttgactcccgttgttgctttttattcacatcaaattctgtttaaaaatatttttttccgaCCCCAAAGCGAAATGAAATGCTGTTGTAGCTCATATCCTGCAGGTCTTTCCAAAGAGTTGTTGTGGAAGCTGATGGTGGCGGGAAGTTAAGGGTCTGCAGCGGTCTGCCTCACACTGCatctgaagaagcctctgactgaagacacaatggctacgttcacaccgCTGGCCTTAATGCTcagttctgatttttattttattttttttgcgtggtcattcacatttccaaatatgtgcgacttgtatgtgatctcctgtgtgaactgaattcatacaacttaaatgtcccgcatgcgcagttgAAGACGCGATGCCACACGTGTTTGCGGAAGtgaacatggattataatgctggcgcgcattttgcgatctttaatttcttttctgacactttctctccattgactgctcttctcattgttgtccgccatgaatgtcgtttttttttcccgcttcTGCagagcaggacgcagaatagtgacgtttgtcgagtatcaatgacgtacaggtcggataaatgccacctggccgtacagacacaggtcacgttttaaaagatcagatacgtatcggattcaggaccacatgtCCAAGcgacctgggtcgcatttgaaaaaaatccgatctgtgttgttcagaccgtcatgaaaagatcagatccagataaaaaaaaaaaaaaatcggaattgggtcacttcaggctacagtgtgaacatagcctctGATATTATGACCAGCACAGAGTAGTGCTGAATcttgaagtagaaagaaaagtATATAAATAATGTTACTTTACCCACCcccaaataaaaatcataaGTGTGGAGTTTGTGTTTTGCTCCTTGAGTCAATATCTTGATCCACTTTTCATTGCACCTCTTTTTTGATATGTCTCTTCCAGCTTTAGACATCAAGAGACAGGAATATTTGCCCATTTGTCTTTGCATATTTATTCAGTCCCTCAAATGTTCAATTGGATTTCGACCTGGCCTTCTTGAGttattttaacacatgaaaATACTTTAACTGAACTTTCTATGAAGGGCTCTAACGAcagatttaaattatttcatggtACAACGCGGCATAAGAACTATGAAATAATTAAGTACTGCCATTATTTTCGATATTTGCAAATTTTAAGTCAATAATATAAACATTTCATGCCTTAAATTGAGATAGACACATTGCCAATTTATTTTAACCATGACAAAAATAAGACATCATTTAATGGTTtatcccaataaaaaaaaaaaaaaaaaaactgaacagacGGATGGATTGATGAGGGAACAGATGAACCAATAGACTGATGGACACAACTTTCGATGGGATAGAGAATGTGGTCTGGTTTCTTTAACACATTTAGCTTTCTACATATATCCAGATGTAGAAGATATTCCAGTCTTGTCCTTTTCTTGGTGGTGAGATGTAGCAGGGACCGGTGATGCTTCAGCATGagtaaaaacaagtaaaaaggaGATAAGCAGAGTGGCAAACTCTTGAGATGCTGAGCCATTTATAATGCAGAACCCACCTATAGCCATGATATATGGattatgagggaaaaaaaaaacatgactggatCCAAGGAG
This genomic stretch from Fundulus heteroclitus isolate FHET01 chromosome 2, MU-UCD_Fhet_4.1, whole genome shotgun sequence harbors:
- the LOC105938195 gene encoding transmembrane protein 60, with the protein product MKMSLAQRVFLSWIFALVFLIMLVLKLDSKINWNWFLIFLPVWTFDNILILIQVVEMAGRCKPDFDPRDEEKGVMRRLWYLAALLLKLAFCLTLCFRLEKVANIWVSVVCVPLWLLLGGALVELGYSVLHHRRD